The genomic region GCTTCAGCAGTTCCACGGCCTGGTCCAGAGCGGACTGCTGTCCGCAGCATTCAAAAACCGCGTCCAGAAGCAGGGGATTTTCGCGCGCTATTTTTTCAACAATGTTCTCTTCCTCCGGATTGCCGGTCCAGCCGGCGCCGTTATTCCCCGCAACTTTCAGCCGTTCGTTGAGCCGGTCGGTAACAAAAATCCGCGCCGCGCCCATGGTCCGGGCGCAAATCATCACGCTCAAACCGATCGGGCCGCAGCCGAGTATGCCAATCTCCCTTCCCTTGAGCGGCAGCGACTGCCTGGCCGCGTAGAACCCGATTGTCAGCGGCTCGGAAAGGGCCGCCTGTTCGGCGCTCATGCCTTTTCCCGCCGGGAAACAGCATTCCTCCGGCATGACCAGATACTCGGAGAGGCACCCTTCCGCCTGGCCGGGACAGCCCAAAAAGCGCAAACGGCGGCAGGTGTGCGGGCGGCCCGCGCGGCACTGATCGCATTGTCCGCACGCCATGGCCGGCTCCACCGCCACGAGCGCGCCCGGCGCCACCCGTTTCACCGCCGCCCCCGTTTTCACCACGATGCCGGCGCATTCATGTCCGACCGTGAACGGGTATTGGACAACCTGGGAACCGATCCGGCCGGTCTTGTAATAATGGATGTCCGAGCCGCAGACGCCCGCCGCCGCGATTTTTACCAGGACGTCGTCCGGCGCCTTTATTTCCGGCGCGGGAACATCGCGCATTTCCATCTGCTTTATACCTGTTAAAACAAACGCTTTCATTTGGCGTCAAAATCTTAATTCCGCCTTGGTCAGGCGCGCCTGCAATTCTGCCAACACCCGGTCATCATCCTTCGGTCCCGCCGATTCAAAGGTGGCCGAAAAA from Kiritimatiellia bacterium harbors:
- a CDS encoding alcohol dehydrogenase catalytic domain-containing protein; this translates as MKAFVLTGIKQMEMRDVPAPEIKAPDDVLVKIAAAGVCGSDIHYYKTGRIGSQVVQYPFTVGHECAGIVVKTGAAVKRVAPGALVAVEPAMACGQCDQCRAGRPHTCRRLRFLGCPGQAEGCLSEYLVMPEECCFPAGKGMSAEQAALSEPLTIGFYAARQSLPLKGREIGILGCGPIGLSVMICARTMGAARIFVTDRLNERLKVAGNNGAGWTGNPEEENIVEKIARENPLLLDAVFECCGQQSALDQAVELLKPGGKLMLVGIPETDRVTFVIDKIRRKEICVQNVRRQCGCLRPTLALMAGGKLKADFMITHRFGFEQTGEAFDLVAGYADGVVKAMIGFPL